The genomic window GTCTGTACTTCCGCCGACGGCATCACCTCCACGTCGGCGACGATGCCGTGCTCACCACAGAAGTCGAGCATCTCCTGGGTGTAGCGGCGTCCGCCGCTTCCGGCAGAGCTGAGCGATTTACGACCGACCAGCAGATCCATCGTCTCGATCGACTGCGGTCCGAGAAAGCCGACCGTACACAGTGTGCCGTCGAGTGCGAGCGTTTTCAGGTACGGCGCAAGATCGTGCGCGACGGGTATGCAGTCGATGACGAAGTCGAATCGGCCCAGCTCGGCGGCCATTGCATCCGGGTCGGTCGATACCACCGCGCGGTCGGCGCTGAGTGCCTCGGCTTCTGTGACCTTCGAAGCAGAGGTCGTGAAAACGGTGACGTCGGCTCCCAGCGCGTGTGCGAATTTCACCGCGAGGTGACCGAGCCCTCCGATCCCGGCCACCCCGACGCGCATGCCCGGCCCAACGTTCCACCGCCGCAACGGTTCCCAGACGGTGATGCCTGCGCACATGAGCGGTGCCACAGCTGCGGGATCGACCGTTTCCGGGCGGTGGTAGACGAAATTGTCTCGCACGACGTATTCGCTCGAATAAGCCCCTATCGTGGTGGAGGCGTCGACGCGATCCCGGCCACCGTAGGTGAGCGTCGGGAATTCACGACAGAAGTTCTCCTGGCCGGCCGTACACATGTCGCACTGCCCGCAGGAGTCGACGATGTTGCCGACGGCGACGGCATCACCCGTCGCGAATTCGGTCACGGCGGAACCGACGGCGGTGATCACCCCGACGAACTCGTGGCCGGGTGTGACCGGGAAGTTTCCGCCGGGATCCGTCGTCGTGTGGAGGTCGGTGTGGCACACCCCGCAGTGGGTGACCTCGACGGCCACATCGTCGGCGCGGAGGTCGCGACGGTCGAATTCGTAGCGTTCGAGTCGCGAGTTCGCAGCGGGTGCTCGGTAGCCGAGTGCAGTTCTCATTCTTGCCCCTTCGATATTTCCAACCAACTGGTTAGTAATACGCTAGCGACCACGGCCGGTCCTGGCAACTAACCAGTTGGTTCTGAGCGAGATATGCTCGCCCGATGGGTGACGCAGCAGCAACGAAGGAACGGATACTGGAAGCGGGCACGGTCGAGTTCGCGACGTACGGGATCGCGGGCGCGCGGGTCGATCGAATCGCGGCGAACGCAGCGATCAACAAGTCGCAGATCTACAGCTATTTCGGGAGCAAGGACAAGCTGTTCGACGCCGTGTTCGACAACCGGGTCGACACCGACATCGCGAACATTCCACTCGATGCCGACGACATTCCCTCGTATGTCGCAGCCTTGTACGACA from Rhodococcus sp. P1Y includes these protein-coding regions:
- a CDS encoding NAD(P)-dependent alcohol dehydrogenase, encoding MRTALGYRAPAANSRLERYEFDRRDLRADDVAVEVTHCGVCHTDLHTTTDPGGNFPVTPGHEFVGVITAVGSAVTEFATGDAVAVGNIVDSCGQCDMCTAGQENFCREFPTLTYGGRDRVDASTTIGAYSSEYVVRDNFVYHRPETVDPAAVAPLMCAGITVWEPLRRWNVGPGMRVGVAGIGGLGHLAVKFAHALGADVTVFTTSASKVTEAEALSADRAVVSTDPDAMAAELGRFDFVIDCIPVAHDLAPYLKTLALDGTLCTVGFLGPQSIETMDLLVGRKSLSSAGSGGRRYTQEMLDFCGEHGIVADVEVMPSAEVQTAFERLEAGDVRYRFVLDMGDLR